The genomic stretch GACGAGGAtggaattaaatgaaaaaatgttgatatatacatattgaattaGAATATAAGCATGCAAAACGTACAATAGGCAATAGCAGCATATCAAAAAGAGTTTGTAGTTAGTAGTTATATCTAAAAAAGTGCACAAAATTCGGAGAAGTCGATCCTCCCATCTCCGTCTTGGTCGAACATCCTCATCATATTCCTGCAATTCTCCAACTCTAAACCTTCCTTCAATCCCAGCGCGCACATGACTCTCTGCAATTCTTTCTCCTCAATAAACCCATCTTTGTTTTCATCGAAAACATCGAAAGCAGCTTTCACCTCATCCAACTCAAAACcaccatcttcttcttcctcaccaCCAAATAGCCCAATAAAGTCCTTGGAGCTCAACCTCTTCTCTCCACCCTCAGACTCAGGGTGGCAAGAAATCCCCAGTTTTGAAAGAACCGTCTCCACCTCATCCCTGCCAATGCTAATTTCATCCTCTCTGAAACGGGGCAGCTTTTGATTCAACCCAGAATCTATAGTGTAATTGGAGTGGACAGAAAACTGAGATGTTAATATGTTGAAAATCTTTCTCCCCCATTCGATGATTATGTAGAGCAAAATGAGCCCAAAGAAGCCGTGGATGGGCAACCACGGGAGTGGAGTAGCAGCGATGGGCATCTTCTTCATAGGGACACGGTTCTGAGAGTTGGAAGCCATGGCTCGCCACACTACTTATATTAGCTTCTCACTTTTTCAATCCAATTCTCGTAATAAAGAGAAATTATTGGAAGCAAATAATAAAGGAGAGGAGAATTTAAGTTTTTGGTTACGTTGTTGATGTGTGTTCTGATGGGATGggaatttatatatacatttgaGAAGAGAAAGTTAGGCGGTGGGGGAAGAAGCAAAGGAAGCTTCTCGATTTCAAACCTGCTCCGATCCGGCACAAATGGAGGAGCTGAGCCTGAGGTGAGGTATCTTAATTAGTTGGGGAATAATAGGGTATGGTGGCCATTTTTGGGTGGGAATACGTATCCTATGCAATATGCATCGCATAATATTCCATTGACTgggttgagacttgagagacAAACAAGTGAAGTTTCATTCAACTTTCTTAGCCGGCACGGAACTTTCCTCGCATCTTCCAATCATATCATGGATGTTTTCCCACACCCTAGCTTATGTTTAATCGGTAtttactcttcttcttcttttctttttcttttttttttt from Ipomoea triloba cultivar NCNSP0323 chromosome 12, ASM357664v1 encodes the following:
- the LOC116000085 gene encoding probable calcium-binding protein CML45; the encoded protein is MASNSQNRVPMKKMPIAATPLPWLPIHGFFGLILLYIIIEWGRKIFNILTSQFSVHSNYTIDSGLNQKLPRFREDEISIGRDEVETVLSKLGISCHPESEGGEKRLSSKDFIGLFGGEEEEDGGFELDEVKAAFDVFDENKDGFIEEKELQRVMCALGLKEGLELENCRNMMRMFDQDGDGRIDFSEFCALF